One genomic window of Ruminococcus gauvreauii includes the following:
- a CDS encoding EFR1 family ferrodoxin (N-terminal region resembles flavodoxins. C-terminal ferrodoxin region binds two 4Fe-4S clusters.): protein MTENVWAMYFSATDTTKTTVCRIADKLAEELACGRRTCNFTRPAAREEAYAFTERDLVVFGTPVYAGRVPNVLLPFLKTVRGNGAKAVPVVLYGNRNFDDALAELRDLLTGDGFVCTAAAAFVGEHAFSDVLAKGRPDDEDLAFADQFALRLADKIRRGTAGKRIEVPGESPQSEYFKPKGPDGRPIDIRRVRSLVNENCDNCGICAKVCPMGSISSEDVREYTGICIKCGACIKKCPQKARYYTDRDFLFHKEDLEKRLTGRGECGVWL, encoded by the coding sequence ATGACAGAGAACGTATGGGCAATGTATTTCAGTGCTACGGATACAACGAAAACAACAGTCTGCCGCATCGCGGATAAGCTGGCAGAGGAACTTGCATGCGGGCGGAGAACGTGTAATTTTACTCGTCCGGCGGCAAGAGAGGAGGCGTACGCATTTACTGAGCGGGATCTTGTGGTGTTTGGGACCCCGGTGTATGCGGGGCGTGTTCCAAATGTACTGCTCCCGTTTCTGAAGACAGTGCGCGGAAATGGTGCCAAGGCGGTTCCGGTTGTCCTGTATGGAAACCGGAATTTTGATGATGCGCTTGCGGAACTGAGGGATCTCTTAACGGGGGACGGGTTTGTCTGTACGGCGGCGGCCGCATTTGTCGGAGAACACGCGTTTTCGGATGTGCTTGCGAAGGGAAGACCAGATGATGAAGATCTTGCATTTGCTGATCAGTTTGCATTGAGACTTGCAGATAAGATACGCAGGGGGACGGCCGGGAAACGAATTGAGGTGCCGGGGGAGAGTCCGCAGTCGGAGTACTTTAAACCGAAGGGACCGGACGGCAGGCCCATCGATATTCGCCGGGTGAGGTCTCTTGTAAATGAAAACTGTGATAACTGCGGGATATGTGCAAAAGTCTGCCCCATGGGTTCTATTTCCAGTGAAGATGTCCGCGAATATACGGGTATCTGTATCAAGTGCGGGGCCTGCATTAAAAAATGTCCGCAGAAGGCCAGGTATTATACGGACAGAGATTTTCTGTTTCACAAAGAAGATCTGGAAAAGCGCCTGACAGGGCGGGGAGAGTGCGGCGTATGGTTATAA
- a CDS encoding putative ABC transporter permease — MYQYSIVQWLLCFYIYCFIGWCWESAYVSVKKQQWINRGFMHGPFLPIYGSGAVMMLVASAPYQDNLALTFVSGMIGATLLELVTGILMEALFKVRYWDYSSKKFNYRGYICLGSSLAWGVFTILMTRFVHKPIDTFLNWLPPFAALIAVLALSSYIATDFTISFIGALNLRSLLDKIDRAKEDLAVMQRRLDALVAFADVKPEGKNGDEQPAPMQKLDELKSAVNDAMEKLRSLKNPPRRKHRGRILGNPTMVSSRYQSALEDLKQLIKESKRK, encoded by the coding sequence ATGTATCAATACTCAATCGTTCAGTGGCTACTGTGCTTTTATATTTACTGTTTTATCGGGTGGTGCTGGGAGAGCGCCTACGTTTCAGTCAAGAAACAGCAGTGGATCAACCGGGGTTTCATGCACGGTCCGTTTCTGCCCATTTACGGCAGCGGTGCGGTCATGATGCTGGTTGCGTCGGCGCCTTACCAGGACAATCTGGCATTAACGTTCGTATCCGGTATGATAGGCGCCACCCTGCTGGAATTGGTCACGGGGATACTGATGGAGGCTCTGTTTAAGGTCAGGTACTGGGATTACAGTTCCAAGAAATTTAATTACAGGGGATATATCTGTCTGGGTTCTTCGCTTGCCTGGGGTGTTTTTACGATACTCATGACGCGGTTTGTGCATAAACCGATCGACACGTTTCTGAACTGGCTTCCGCCTTTTGCGGCGCTGATCGCAGTGCTGGCTCTGAGCTCTTATATTGCAACGGATTTTACGATTTCGTTCATAGGCGCACTGAATCTGCGCAGCCTGCTGGATAAGATCGACAGGGCGAAGGAAGACCTGGCAGTCATGCAGCGGCGTCTGGACGCCCTGGTGGCATTCGCGGATGTGAAGCCCGAAGGGAAGAACGGGGATGAACAGCCGGCTCCGATGCAGAAACTGGACGAGCTGAAATCAGCAGTGAATGATGCGATGGAAAAACTGCGGAGCCTTAAAAATCCTCCGCGCAGAAAACACAGGGGACGTATCCTCGGAAATCCCACCATGGTGTCAAGCAGATACCAGTCTGCACTGGAAGACCTGAAACAGCTGATCAAAGAATCGAAGAGGAAATAG
- the secE gene encoding preprotein translocase subunit SecE: MAESGKAQKKSWFKGLKSEFKKIIWTDKSTLGKQMAAVVSITVVLGVIIVILDSLVLQFMNLVIK; the protein is encoded by the coding sequence ATGGCAGAATCTGGGAAGGCTCAGAAAAAGAGCTGGTTCAAAGGGCTTAAGTCTGAATTTAAAAAGATCATCTGGACCGATAAGTCGACACTTGGAAAACAAATGGCAGCAGTTGTGTCCATTACCGTTGTCCTTGGAGTTATTATCGTGATTTTGGACAGTCTCGTACTGCAGTTTATGAATCTGGTGATTAAATAA
- a CDS encoding AAA family ATPase: MSKNRDTAWDILAGANQAILGKEIFTLEALAALLAGGHILLEDIPGVGKTTLALAFSKMMGLKWKRVQFTPDVLPSDLTGFSVYKKDVQKFVYQPGAVFCNLLLADEINRTSPKTQSALLEVMEEKQVTVDGVTRIVPFPFFVIATQNPYGSAGTQMLPPAQMDRFMVCMTMGYPDFKSELAMAKEVEEGTRTDSLRARVTMEQLLDMQSEVSRVYIHDSIYEYIVRLITATRESKYLEMGASPRGTIALVKMARAIAWLQGNEFVSPADVISQFPAVVRHRIQMNVRGRMDGMSREDIMEDILESVPKPLLKRK; encoded by the coding sequence ATGAGCAAGAACAGAGATACAGCCTGGGATATACTGGCGGGTGCCAACCAGGCGATCCTGGGAAAAGAAATCTTTACCTTGGAGGCACTGGCGGCGCTGCTCGCCGGCGGACACATATTGCTGGAAGACATTCCGGGAGTAGGGAAGACGACGCTGGCGCTGGCATTTTCGAAAATGATGGGATTAAAATGGAAACGTGTGCAGTTCACACCGGACGTTCTGCCGTCCGACCTCACAGGATTTTCCGTATATAAAAAGGATGTGCAGAAATTCGTCTACCAGCCGGGAGCAGTCTTCTGCAATCTGCTGCTCGCGGATGAGATCAATCGTACGTCCCCGAAGACGCAGTCTGCGCTTCTGGAAGTGATGGAGGAGAAACAGGTGACGGTGGACGGGGTGACCAGGATCGTGCCGTTCCCGTTTTTTGTAATAGCAACGCAGAACCCCTATGGGTCTGCCGGCACGCAGATGCTGCCGCCGGCGCAGATGGACCGTTTTATGGTATGCATGACAATGGGATACCCGGATTTTAAGAGTGAACTCGCCATGGCTAAGGAGGTCGAGGAAGGGACGAGGACGGACAGCCTGAGAGCGAGAGTCACGATGGAACAGCTGCTGGATATGCAGAGCGAAGTTTCCAGAGTGTATATCCATGACTCAATCTATGAATATATTGTAAGACTGATCACTGCCACCAGGGAAAGCAAATACCTTGAAATGGGCGCGAGCCCCAGGGGAACGATTGCGCTGGTGAAGATGGCGCGTGCGATCGCCTGGCTGCAGGGAAATGAATTCGTATCCCCGGCCGATGTGATCAGTCAGTTTCCGGCGGTAGTCCGGCACAGGATTCAGATGAACGTGCGGGGGCGCATGGACGGGATGAGCCGGGAAGACATCATGGAAGATATTCTGGAGAGCGTTCCAAAACCATTGCTCAAGAGGAAATAG
- a CDS encoding cytidylate kinase-like family protein, producing the protein MILTISQEYASGAPEIGEHLAKKLGIRLYDKEGLREEAEKSGLYEDMKMFLTEEYYDSLLYAIAENYSCTQIGEIPFSQMKKIAGRQPCIILGMGANYILRDRTDLVSVFLHSDKEKRIQKVMEMCDLNASRAEKLIDKEDKRKEKFYQYYMKGNWKSADEYHLTLDTGRLGIEQTLNFISYYIQSMQSHI; encoded by the coding sequence ATGATTCTTACAATCTCGCAGGAATATGCAAGCGGAGCGCCGGAGATCGGCGAACATCTTGCAAAGAAGCTCGGAATCCGACTGTATGACAAGGAAGGACTGAGGGAAGAGGCTGAAAAAAGCGGTCTTTATGAGGACATGAAAATGTTTCTGACTGAGGAGTATTATGACAGCCTGCTGTATGCAATCGCGGAAAACTACAGTTGTACGCAAATAGGAGAGATTCCGTTTTCTCAGATGAAAAAGATTGCAGGACGGCAGCCATGCATCATACTCGGAATGGGTGCAAACTATATTCTGCGGGACAGAACGGACCTTGTCAGTGTATTTCTTCATTCGGATAAAGAGAAGAGGATACAAAAGGTCATGGAGATGTGTGATCTCAATGCATCCAGGGCGGAGAAGCTGATTGACAAAGAAGACAAAAGAAAAGAGAAATTTTATCAATATTATATGAAAGGAAACTGGAAGAGTGCAGATGAGTATCACCTGACACTTGATACGGGCAGACTGGGTATAGAGCAGACGTTGAATTTCATATCATATTATATTCAAAGCATGCAGTCACATATATAA
- a CDS encoding benzoate/H(+) symporter BenE family transporter, translated as MDNQHRIIDGIKDFPKHVHIKSVTQGVVTGVAGWCFALLLYAYGNDCGWSRETVISWIFACWGLGCLNGLILSLKYKTPIPGAWSISGAAIAVSGVTAGLTLPQLCTGYLLSGIIVLLLGVSGVVSRVMKFIPMPIVMGMTAGCLFKFGTNIVQYLFNWSSDLSQATNVQMLLIGILAIAAWIVFTRLKIPAVPPVLAALVIVVVGVLACGLYDTSALAGLKWSGPRFVGYSFESFGKVIISITIPLTLLVIGAENTQAVGVLQGQGYEPPVKAMTVISGIGGMIASLFGGHNANIAGPMTAMTASPESGPKEDRYAAAVICMIFTSFVAIFASIVVPFLDTIPINLIYIIGGLSLIGVILSSLQSAFQAGRFQLSAVIAFIVALSQLSFLGIGSAFWALLIGVIIAVVVEPQDLKASRS; from the coding sequence ATGGATAATCAACATCGGATTATAGATGGCATTAAAGATTTTCCAAAGCATGTTCATATCAAGAGTGTCACACAGGGTGTTGTGACCGGTGTTGCGGGATGGTGTTTTGCGTTACTGCTGTATGCCTATGGCAATGACTGCGGATGGTCAAGAGAGACGGTTATTTCCTGGATTTTTGCCTGCTGGGGACTTGGATGCCTGAACGGCCTGATTCTTTCACTGAAATATAAGACGCCGATACCGGGGGCGTGGTCTATTTCCGGGGCGGCGATTGCCGTCTCCGGTGTAACGGCAGGTCTGACGCTGCCGCAGCTGTGTACGGGATATCTGCTGTCGGGAATCATTGTGCTGCTGCTCGGCGTGAGCGGAGTCGTCAGCAGGGTGATGAAATTTATTCCCATGCCGATTGTCATGGGAATGACGGCCGGTTGTCTGTTTAAGTTTGGAACAAATATCGTGCAGTATCTTTTTAACTGGTCTTCAGATCTCTCACAGGCGACGAATGTTCAGATGCTGCTGATCGGCATTCTGGCGATTGCAGCATGGATTGTATTTACACGGCTGAAGATTCCGGCAGTTCCGCCGGTATTGGCAGCGCTGGTGATCGTGGTGGTTGGCGTGCTGGCATGCGGGCTTTACGATACCAGTGCGCTGGCAGGATTAAAATGGAGCGGTCCGAGGTTTGTAGGCTATTCATTCGAAAGCTTCGGAAAGGTCATTATTTCCATTACGATACCGCTGACCCTGCTGGTCATCGGTGCAGAAAACACGCAGGCGGTCGGTGTATTACAGGGGCAGGGATATGAACCTCCCGTCAAAGCCATGACTGTGATATCGGGTATCGGCGGTATGATTGCTTCTCTGTTTGGCGGGCATAATGCAAATATTGCAGGACCTATGACGGCGATGACGGCATCACCGGAATCAGGACCCAAGGAAGACCGCTATGCGGCGGCTGTCATCTGTATGATCTTTACGTCGTTTGTGGCGATATTTGCCAGCATTGTCGTACCGTTTTTGGATACCATACCGATCAATCTGATTTACATCATTGGCGGACTGTCTCTGATCGGAGTGATCTTAAGCTCTCTTCAGAGCGCCTTTCAGGCGGGAAGATTTCAGCTTTCTGCGGTGATCGCGTTTATTGTGGCGCTGTCACAGTTATCTTTTTTGGGGATAGGCTCTGCTTTCTGGGCTCTGCTGATCGGCGTAATCATTGCAGTCGTAGTTGAACCGCAGGATTTAAAAGCCAGCCGCAGCTGA
- the rpmG gene encoding 50S ribosomal protein L33, translating into MEVEVVRVKITLACTECKQRNYNMTKEKKNHPERMETKKYCKFCKAHTMHKETK; encoded by the coding sequence ATGGAGGTGGAAGTCGTGCGCGTAAAAATCACATTGGCATGTACAGAATGTAAGCAGCGTAATTACAACATGACAAAAGAGAAAAAGAACCATCCTGAAAGAATGGAGACCAAGAAGTACTGTAAATTCTGTAAAGCACACACAATGCACAAAGAGACCAAGTAA
- a CDS encoding ABC transporter ATP-binding protein: MIKIENVSKKYGKLLANDRVSLSIEPGELTVLLGPNGAGKSTLIKSICGLLRFEGEITVDGFDNHSAQAKRRLGYVPEVPALYPMLTVYEHLEFIAKAYRLKDWESYAEELLERFELTDKKNKLGKELSKGMQQKVSVCCAVLPRPDVVILDEPLVGLDPHGIREIKHMIADLKKGGCALLVSTHMIDSVEEDWDTTCIMKDGKIAALCRRGELSDDQTLEDIYFSITEGEEKDK; encoded by the coding sequence GTGATCAAGATAGAGAATGTATCAAAAAAATATGGAAAACTTCTGGCCAATGACAGGGTATCGCTCAGTATCGAACCTGGAGAACTGACAGTACTGCTCGGGCCGAACGGCGCCGGAAAGTCGACTCTGATCAAATCGATCTGCGGACTTCTCCGTTTTGAGGGAGAAATCACCGTGGATGGATTCGATAACCATTCTGCCCAGGCGAAGCGCAGGCTTGGCTATGTACCGGAAGTGCCGGCGCTCTATCCTATGCTGACGGTGTATGAGCATCTGGAATTTATCGCAAAGGCATACCGGCTGAAGGACTGGGAGTCCTACGCCGAGGAACTGCTTGAACGGTTTGAGCTGACGGATAAGAAGAACAAACTGGGGAAAGAGCTCTCCAAGGGAATGCAGCAGAAAGTGAGTGTCTGCTGTGCCGTACTGCCGCGTCCCGATGTCGTGATACTGGATGAGCCTCTGGTGGGACTGGATCCGCACGGGATTCGTGAGATTAAGCATATGATAGCCGACCTTAAGAAGGGCGGCTGCGCGCTTCTGGTCAGTACTCATATGATCGACAGTGTGGAAGAGGACTGGGATACGACCTGCATTATGAAGGACGGAAAGATCGCCGCGCTGTGCCGCAGGGGCGAATTATCAGATGATCAGACGCTGGAGGACATCTACTTTTCAATCACAGAGGGGGAAGAAAAAGATAAATGA
- the rplK gene encoding 50S ribosomal protein L11, giving the protein MAKKVEGYIKLQIPAGKATPAPPVGPALGQHGVNIVQFTKEFNARTADKGDLLIPVVITVYADRSFSFITKTPPAAVLLKKACNIKSGSGVPNKTKVATISKAKIQEIAEMKMPDLNAGSVESAMSMIEGTARSMGITVEE; this is encoded by the coding sequence ATGGCAAAGAAAGTAGAAGGTTATATTAAATTACAGATTCCGGCTGGTAAGGCAACACCAGCACCACCAGTTGGTCCTGCACTTGGACAGCATGGTGTCAACATCGTACAGTTCACAAAAGAGTTTAATGCCAGAACAGCTGATAAAGGCGATCTGCTGATCCCTGTTGTTATCACTGTATATGCAGACAGAAGTTTCAGCTTCATTACAAAAACTCCGCCGGCAGCAGTTCTGCTGAAAAAAGCCTGCAACATCAAATCTGGTTCGGGTGTTCCGAACAAGACAAAAGTTGCTACAATTTCCAAAGCAAAGATCCAGGAAATTGCAGAGATGAAGATGCCGGACCTGAATGCAGGTTCTGTTGAATCAGCGATGAGCATGATTGAAGGAACTGCAAGAAGCATGGGAATCACTGTTGAGGAGTAA
- the nusG gene encoding transcription termination/antitermination protein NusG: protein MSEANWYVVHTYSGYENKVKANIEKTIENRHLEDQILEVRVPMQDVVEMKNGAKKQVQKKMFPGYVLLNMVMNDDTWYVVRNTRGVTGFVGPGSKPVPLTEEEMKPLGIQAENVMVDFEEGDSVVVTGGAWKDTTGMIQSINPQKQVVTINVELFGRETPVEISFAEIKKL, encoded by the coding sequence ATGTCAGAAGCAAACTGGTATGTAGTTCATACGTATTCGGGCTACGAAAACAAAGTGAAGGCCAATATTGAAAAAACAATTGAAAACCGTCACCTGGAAGATCAGATTCTGGAAGTTCGTGTTCCCATGCAGGATGTTGTGGAAATGAAGAACGGTGCCAAAAAGCAGGTGCAGAAGAAAATGTTTCCCGGCTATGTTCTGCTGAATATGGTCATGAACGATGACACATGGTATGTTGTGAGAAACACCCGCGGTGTCACAGGATTTGTAGGACCGGGATCCAAACCGGTACCGCTGACAGAGGAAGAGATGAAACCCCTGGGTATTCAGGCTGAGAATGTCATGGTCGATTTCGAAGAAGGAGACAGTGTTGTTGTCACAGGCGGTGCATGGAAAGATACGACGGGTATGATCCAGAGTATCAATCCGCAGAAACAGGTTGTGACGATCAATGTTGAGCTGTTCGGCCGCGAAACGCCGGTAGAAATCAGTTTCGCAGAAATCAAGAAATTGTAA
- the rplA gene encoding 50S ribosomal protein L1 has product MKHGKKYLEAAKAVDRAVLYDPADAISLAKKTAVAKFDETIEAHIRTGCDGRHADQQIRGAVVLPHGTGKQVRVLVFAKDAKAEEAKAAGAEFVGAEELIPKIQNENWFDFDVVVATPDMMGVVGRLGRVLGPKGLMPNPKAGTVTMDVTKAVQDIKAGKIEYRLDKTNIIHVPIGKASFSEEQLADNFQTLIDAINKAKPSALKGTFLKSVTIAPTMGPGVKINTMKLV; this is encoded by the coding sequence ATGAAACATGGAAAAAAATATTTAGAAGCTGCAAAAGCAGTAGATCGTGCAGTACTGTATGATCCGGCAGATGCCATCTCTTTAGCTAAAAAGACAGCTGTTGCAAAATTTGACGAGACAATCGAAGCGCATATCAGAACAGGATGTGACGGACGTCATGCAGATCAGCAGATTCGTGGTGCAGTTGTTCTTCCTCACGGAACCGGTAAACAGGTTCGTGTCCTTGTATTTGCAAAAGATGCAAAGGCAGAGGAGGCAAAAGCAGCAGGAGCTGAATTCGTAGGAGCAGAGGAACTGATTCCGAAGATTCAGAACGAAAACTGGTTTGATTTCGATGTAGTTGTTGCTACACCGGATATGATGGGCGTTGTCGGCCGCCTGGGACGTGTCCTTGGACCGAAAGGCCTGATGCCAAACCCGAAGGCCGGAACAGTAACGATGGATGTTACAAAAGCTGTTCAGGATATCAAAGCCGGTAAGATTGAATATCGTCTTGACAAGACAAATATCATTCACGTGCCAATTGGAAAAGCTTCTTTCTCAGAGGAGCAGTTAGCGGACAACTTCCAGACGCTTATAGATGCTATCAACAAAGCAAAACCAAGCGCATTGAAGGGAACCTTTTTAAAGAGCGTAACGATCGCTCCGACAATGGGACCGGGCGTAAAAATCAATACAATGAAACTGGTTTAA
- a CDS encoding putative ABC exporter domain-containing protein, with amino-acid sequence MNSLIYIILKSTKNSLKELMKKPGKFIMYLFIIALIAGVAVMSFFTEPGIEERAPMFVFTGVLFAFITFFVGIGVAKGVSGGDQIFEMNDVNLLFVSPVSPRKILLYGILRLAKVAFFAGFFLLFQASTFAMFGIDFGGLLLVWLCFMMDVIVLSIVSLLLYNVTNSRPRRKMTAKIAAILMFVPLAVFMAVKMIETQDFPGTLQLAVRSPFMKLVPIAGWTAAGVTDLFQGQLLRGLLYLGANLVLGICMIVYILMSRMDYYEDTLVATETVFEKKRAAASGNINEAQNTRKHVKVSKTGISGSGAAALFGKHMRESFRQSRLGFLTFTSVIIVISSIVVMYMTGELMMVLQILMWMQIFLIGTGRGLRETYTHYIYMIPESSFKKIIWSNMETVAKTLLESVLIFGIGGVLTGTGAVLMLGSIVVYTLFSVLLLGVNYLSMRFTGANISSGLLIMIYCLAVMLIIAPGVAAAVITAAAIGGTPGMAAGFFVLSAWELIAGAVCFLLSKGVLGNCDLPTMKPRDR; translated from the coding sequence ATGAACAGTCTCATCTATATCATCCTGAAAAGTACCAAAAACAGTCTGAAAGAGCTCATGAAAAAACCGGGAAAATTTATCATGTACCTGTTTATCATCGCGTTGATCGCAGGCGTTGCAGTGATGTCGTTTTTTACAGAACCCGGTATCGAAGAGCGGGCGCCGATGTTTGTGTTCACCGGAGTCCTGTTTGCATTTATTACATTTTTTGTCGGAATCGGCGTGGCAAAGGGAGTTTCGGGGGGCGACCAGATCTTTGAGATGAATGATGTCAATCTTCTTTTTGTGTCACCGGTCAGCCCCAGGAAAATCCTGCTGTACGGGATTCTGCGTCTGGCAAAGGTCGCATTTTTTGCGGGCTTTTTCCTGCTGTTTCAGGCGAGTACGTTCGCCATGTTCGGCATCGATTTTGGGGGACTTCTTCTCGTCTGGCTCTGCTTTATGATGGATGTCATCGTCCTCTCCATCGTATCGCTGCTTCTCTACAATGTGACTAACAGCAGGCCGCGCAGAAAGATGACGGCAAAGATCGCCGCAATCCTCATGTTTGTGCCGCTGGCCGTGTTTATGGCGGTAAAAATGATTGAGACGCAGGATTTCCCGGGTACACTTCAACTGGCGGTCCGTTCACCGTTTATGAAGCTTGTACCGATAGCCGGATGGACGGCTGCGGGTGTGACAGATCTCTTTCAGGGACAGCTTCTGCGGGGACTGCTGTATCTGGGTGCGAATCTGGTGCTTGGCATTTGCATGATCGTCTACATATTGATGAGCAGAATGGACTACTATGAGGATACGCTGGTGGCGACCGAGACCGTGTTCGAGAAAAAAAGAGCAGCCGCATCCGGCAATATCAATGAAGCGCAGAATACCAGAAAGCATGTAAAAGTGTCGAAGACAGGCATCTCCGGCAGCGGTGCGGCAGCATTGTTCGGAAAACATATGCGGGAAAGCTTTCGGCAGAGCCGGCTGGGATTCCTGACGTTTACTTCCGTGATCATCGTGATCTCGTCGATCGTGGTGATGTATATGACGGGGGAACTGATGATGGTCCTGCAGATCCTGATGTGGATGCAGATATTCCTGATCGGGACAGGACGGGGGCTGCGGGAGACGTATACACATTATATCTATATGATACCGGAATCTTCGTTTAAGAAGATCATATGGAGCAATATGGAGACGGTGGCGAAAACACTGCTCGAGAGCGTACTGATCTTCGGAATCGGCGGTGTGCTGACAGGGACCGGTGCGGTTCTGATGCTGGGCAGTATCGTGGTGTATACGCTGTTCTCCGTGCTTTTGCTCGGCGTTAATTATCTGTCGATGCGTTTTACCGGAGCGAATATAAGCAGCGGCCTGCTGATCATGATCTACTGCCTTGCGGTTATGCTCATCATTGCGCCGGGGGTGGCAGCGGCAGTGATAACGGCGGCTGCGATAGGGGGAACGCCTGGAATGGCGGCTGGATTCTTTGTGCTGTCGGCATGGGAGCTGATCGCAGGGGCTGTTTGCTTTCTGCTGTCTAAGGGAGTACTGGGCAACTGTGATCTTCCGACGATGAAACCGAGAGACAGATAG
- a CDS encoding MATE family efflux transporter, translating into MMNLLQGKIRTVYVKYLAAAFGSAMISSIYGLVDMAMVGQYQGPGGTAALAVVAPVWNIIYSLGLLTGIGGSVLFATEKGRRGSEADSANEYFTAALLGTVIFAAVSWIGISFFDSQLLTLFGAEETLLPLARRYLLPVKFAVPLFLFNQMLAAFLRNDGNPGLATAGVLAGGIFNIAGDYIFVFAFDMGIFGAGLATALGALITFLVMGTHFFTKRCSLRLVWPARTAEQLRRVIVTGFSTFFIDIAMGILTMLFNRQIMRYSGPDALAVYGIIVNISTIVQCCAYSAGQAAQPVISMNFGAEKWGRIRETLKYALLTCAFFGVAWTAAAICFPNGFVRIFMAPTEAVLEIAPFIIRCYGISFLLLPLNIFSTYYFQALMKPAASFLVSFARGTLISGILIYVLPAAAGADAMWFAMPLTELLLAIPVIWLIVRYTRRLGRA; encoded by the coding sequence ATGATGAATCTGTTGCAGGGGAAGATCAGGACGGTTTATGTTAAATATCTGGCGGCGGCTTTTGGGAGCGCCATGATCAGTTCCATCTATGGTCTGGTGGATATGGCGATGGTGGGACAGTATCAGGGGCCGGGCGGTACGGCGGCACTCGCGGTGGTTGCTCCGGTGTGGAATATCATATACAGTCTGGGGCTGCTTACGGGCATCGGCGGGTCGGTTCTGTTTGCCACGGAAAAAGGACGAAGGGGGTCGGAAGCGGACAGTGCAAACGAGTATTTTACAGCCGCACTGCTCGGTACCGTGATCTTTGCAGCTGTCAGCTGGATCGGCATCAGCTTTTTTGACAGTCAGCTCCTGACGCTGTTCGGGGCGGAGGAGACGCTGCTTCCACTCGCCAGGAGATACCTGCTCCCGGTCAAATTTGCCGTACCGCTGTTTCTTTTTAACCAGATGCTTGCGGCTTTTTTGAGAAATGACGGGAATCCGGGGCTTGCGACGGCGGGTGTTCTCGCCGGAGGGATTTTTAACATTGCCGGTGACTATATCTTTGTATTTGCGTTTGATATGGGGATTTTCGGCGCCGGACTTGCGACGGCCCTGGGGGCGCTGATCACTTTTCTGGTGATGGGGACCCATTTTTTCACAAAGAGATGTTCGCTCAGGCTGGTTTGGCCGGCACGGACGGCGGAGCAACTGCGGCGTGTCATTGTCACCGGATTTTCCACATTCTTTATCGATATCGCAATGGGAATACTGACCATGCTGTTCAACCGCCAGATCATGAGATATTCGGGTCCCGATGCCCTTGCGGTCTACGGAATCATTGTAAATATCAGCACCATCGTGCAGTGCTGTGCATACAGCGCGGGACAGGCGGCACAGCCGGTCATCTCGATGAATTTCGGTGCGGAAAAATGGGGGCGGATCAGAGAGACCCTGAAATATGCGCTGCTGACATGTGCCTTCTTCGGTGTTGCCTGGACGGCTGCGGCGATTTGCTTTCCGAATGGATTCGTGCGGATATTCATGGCACCCACGGAGGCGGTCCTGGAAATCGCGCCTTTTATCATCAGGTGTTACGGAATCTCTTTTCTGCTGCTTCCGCTGAATATATTTTCCACCTACTATTTTCAGGCGCTCATGAAACCGGCGGCGTCCTTTCTGGTGTCGTTTGCCCGGGGTACGCTGATCAGCGGAATCCTGATCTATGTCCTGCCCGCGGCTGCAGGTGCAGACGCGATGTGGTTTGCGATGCCGCTCACAGAGCTTTTATTAGCAATTCCTGTGATCTGGCTGATCGTGCGGTATACGAGACGGCTTGGCAGGGCATAA